ATGAAAACTTTTAAAAGCAAGGGATTGAAATCGGTTTTAACTCTATTTATCATATTGGTGATAACTTCATCGGCCTTGCGTTTCTTTTTATGATAAACTCTGCCGGAACACATGGCGTCGAAAGAATCCGCAACAGCAACAATCTGGGCAAATAAACAAGGTATCCGTTTTTGCAGTAACTGAGGATAACCTCCACCGCTGTAGGTTATATGATGTTCATATGCCGTGGCAATTGCCCTTACAGATGACCTGTCCGTACCCCGAGTTTTAGTTATAGCCTTAGCTCCGTAAATAGGGTGCATTCTAATCTGCTGCCAATCCATTTCATCAAATTTCTCAGTTTTATTAATCAGGTTTCCCGGCAGATTTATTTTACCAATATCATGAAGTAGGGCGCTTACGCCCAGATCTGTAAGTCTTCTTTTGTCGAGATTAATATGACAGCCCAAAACCAAAGAATAAATACAGACATTTACCGAATGCATATATGTGTAGTTATCGAAATTGCGTAGAACTGTTAATTCCATTAATGCCGCTTCGTCTTCGATGATATTATCTACCATAGACTGAACTAACCGTTTTGTTTTTGTCAGATTTAATTTACCGCCGGAATTGGCTTGGCTTATTATTTCATGAACTATAGAAATGGATTTGAAAAATACTTTTCTCGCTTTGATTTTTGTGGTTTTATTGCTTTTTTCGGTTTCTTCTTTGTCGGAATCTTTTCTCTCGACCATT
The nucleotide sequence above comes from Candidatus Zixiibacteriota bacterium. Encoded proteins:
- a CDS encoding HD domain-containing protein; this encodes MFDLNENKYEMQVQELEKKFQDLGLKIFRSLYSTLKTAAIYDANNNRYIAKVSELRHLMAEIFTEEDNLSFAYKDSYFFINTFRLTLETSDQESVEFFTDRFKALNIEGFSIYSRADNVEIDKFIFSLSNFKASEDPLEAYQYFRYKLEDLRIQNIVLIKMVERKDSDKEETEKSNKTTKIKARKVFFKSISIVHEIISQANSGGKLNLTKTKRLVQSMVDNIIEDEAALMELTVLRNFDNYTYMHSVNVCIYSLVLGCHINLDKRRLTDLGVSALLHDIGKINLPGNLINKTEKFDEMDWQQIRMHPIYGAKAITKTRGTDRSSVRAIATAYEHHITYSGGGYPQLLQKRIPCLFAQIVAVADSFDAMCSGRVYHKKKRKADEVITNMINRVKTDFNPLLLKVFINAIGIYPIGSVVRLNNDEVAIVSRNNPDNLEKPEVKIIANRDGAKADVKIIDLSSEEASMIRIQNIIDGDKYNIDPANYIDLGE